The nucleotide sequence CATCAATAGAAGGGATAGGATGGGTCCACGCATGCGACGCCGTGGCCAGCTGCGTCGGCACTCTCAAGAGGATGTGGCAATACAACAGGGCTCCCATATGAACAACGGCCTCCGGAGTTGGCTGCATCTCTTCATGTCGTGCAGGAGCTCGCCGCGGTTCCGCCGCTTGGAAGTAAACAACAGCTTGTTGTCGGCAGGCGGGTGGTGGCCACCAAGCGGCACCCACAGCCCGCCATGGCCGTAGTCAATGTCGCCTTCGGTGGTGACACTCAGCGTggacgccgccgccaccgccaccgccgcagTGGTTGTGGTAGTTGGCGATGCACGCCTGGGTGCAGAAGATGATGGAACGGTGCTCACGTTCTCATCGTTCTCAGTCGGTTGCTCGCATTTGGTCATGCCACTTAGGGGCGTGCCGCTGACGAACTTGTTAATGACGAGCGAGGAACGGTGCACTTTCATGGCGCCGGTCCGTTGCTGGGGTTGCGTGCTCACCTTCACCTCGACGATAGTTCCCCTGTCCACGACTtccacttcctcttcttcttcctcttcttcgcaGCAGTTCTTTTCTTCAAACTCTTCGTCCTTTTCTTCCGTTGCCTCATTTTCTTTGATATCTGCATCTTGTTCGACATCTTCATGCTGTTGTGGTTGTGTGACTTTATTGGGAGCCTGAGTGGAATCGGTGAAGGAGAGGACGAGTCGGCCGTCCACGCGCCGGGCGTGAAGGTAGCACTTTGAAGGGGCGGGGACGGGGACGGCTTCCACGACGAGGCGCCCGTCGAGGCGGTGAGGCCTCATATGGAGGCAAGACACGTTCCGTCGTGAGATCGACGGGAGCGGCGGGGGGAACGACCTCGGCGGTGACCTCCTGCAGCAACGGAAGTTCACGGAAGACAGCTCCTTGGCTCCTCTTCCCGCTACTCCTTgg is from Musa acuminata AAA Group cultivar baxijiao chromosome BXJ3-8, Cavendish_Baxijiao_AAA, whole genome shotgun sequence and encodes:
- the LOC135646069 gene encoding protein FAF-like, chloroplastic is translated as MSVAVAQSSSATAFYTDNCRWPAPVERRKSDADPPPPVEESSDDERPGQFDIWSAIQSQKVADAAPDQPAAPYVHPLVRRSPSLLSQRSLEICTESLGSETGSDDFSSSLEDLDYYYPPKFEDEEKEEEKRSQGVAGRGAKELSSVNFRCCRRSPPRSFPPPLPSISRRNVSCLHMRPHRLDGRLVVEAVPVPAPSKCYLHARRVDGRLVLSFTDSTQAPNKVTQPQQHEDVEQDADIKENEATEEKDEEFEEKNCCEEEEEEEEVEVVDRGTIVEVKVSTQPQQRTGAMKVHRSSLVINKFVSGTPLSGMTKCEQPTENDENVSTVPSSSAPRRASPTTTTTAAVAVAAASTLSVTTEGDIDYGHGGLWVPLGGHHPPADNKLLFTSKRRNRGELLHDMKRCSQLRRPLFIWEPCCIATSS